GCAATCTCTAATCGACAATTTTATGAATTAGATTTGTCATATTTTCATAAAGTCCAGGTCTGCTGTCAGCCTTTAATACAACAGAAATATATTCCTTTCCATTATTATCCTGGCTGCCCATAATCAGGCAGTACCCTGCAGCGCTGGTAGTTCCGGTTTTTCCGCCGAAAACAGTAAGTCCGGAAGGGGTGTCCCGCTCTCCTGTCATATACCAGTTGCCGCCTTTCCATGTCTGAGAAACCTTTTCTCCAGCTGAATTTTCATATTCAGCATAATAGGATGTAGTTTTGATTACATCGCGGAATTTTTCATATTTTAAAGCTTCATTAAAGATTAAGTATAAATCATAAGCAGTCGTGTAATGATCTGCACTGTTAAGTCCGTGAGCGTTTACAAAGTGCGTGCCTGTAGCTCCCAGTCTTTTGGCCTCCTGATTCATCATCTGACTGAAAGCTTCGTCACTTCCTGCCATGTGCTGAGCAATGGCAGCCCCGGCATCATTTCCAGAAGGCAGCATAAGGCCATAAAGCAGCTGCTCCAAAGTTAAACGGTCCCCTGGCTTAATATTGCACAAGGTAGCTCCCTGCTCTGTAATCACAGCGCTGTCTGTCACAGTTACCTGGTCAGAAAGATTGCCGTATTTAATGGCAATTAAAGCAGTCATTACCTTGGTAATGCTGGCCGGATACAAGGTTTCAAATGCATTTTTGCTAAATAGTACAGAACTGTCGTCTATGGAAAACAAAGCGGCAGCTTCTGAGCTGATAGAATTGTCAGAAAATAATGATTCATCTTCCACTACACAAAGATCAGAGGCAAAGGCCTTTGCCCTGCTTCCTTCCTCTGAAGACAGATCATTTTGAGGAGTACGTTCCTGAAAGGAATAGGCATCCTCCAGATTCCCCTGTACACTGCAGCCGGAAACAGGGAGACAGACGGCTAAAACCGCTATTGCAGCAACAGCCGCCTGTGTCCGAATCCGCTTTTTTATTTGTATGCATCTCTCCATTCTAAATCTCCGCGATCTAAAGACTTCACTAACAGCTCTGCCGTAGCTACATTGGTTGCCAAAGGAATATTGTGCATATCACAGAGACGTACAACATTATTTACATCTGGTTCATGGGCCTTAGGAGCCAGTGGATCTCTGAGAAAAATAACAAGATCAATATCATTGTGCTCGATCTGAGAACCTAACTGCTGCTCTCCCCCCAGATGTCCGGCTAAATATTTGTGAATATTAAGATTAGTAACCTCCTCTATCAGTCTTCCTGTTGTACCAGTAGCATATAATTCATTTTTGCTTAAAATACCCCGGTAAGCAATGCAAAAATTCTGCATAAGTTTTTTCTTAGAATCATGTGCAATTAAGCCAATGTTCATTTGAAAATACCTCCTTTATCCTAATGATTATTTTTTCTTTGAAGTGCAACATTCAGAACAACCCCGATTCCCATGTACATACTGACTAAGGAGCTGACGCCGTAACTGACAAACGGCAAAGGCAGTCCTGTGTTCGGGAACATTCCCGTGGCAACTGCAATGTTGGAAAAAGCCTGAAAGGCCAGCAATGCTGCCATACCCGTACAGAGAAGTTTTCCTGTCATGTCTTTTGCCTGGTGAGCCATCCACAGACACTCAAAAACAATGGCGGCAAATAAAAGGATTACAGCTACGCAGCCAATAAACCCCAATTCTTCCCCGATAACTGCGAAAATGAAATCCGTTTGTTCTTCTGATAGGAAATTCCCCTTTTTTACTGAAGAAAGGGTATTAGTATTTAAACCCTTGCCGCTGAGCAATCCTGAACCAATGGCCATAATAGAATTGTCCTGCTGGTAATTGGCATCTGCATAATTGGTTTTATCTACCCATGCGAGTATACGGCGAACCTGGTAATCCTTTAAAAAAGGAACCATGTTGATTTTTAAAAGATAAATGAACAGTCCGCCTAAAGGTAAGCACACCGCCAGTACACCGCCGATCCACTTAAAGCTGATGCCTGCAATAAACACCATGCATATAACAGTAAAGGCGATAACAAGGCTGGTGGAAAGATTAGGCTCCGCTAAAACAAGAAGTATTGGCAGACCAAATAATCCAGCGGCAATGGCTAAAATTTTCCAGTGATTAATTTGCTCATAATATTTGCCTAAATACCAGGAAGTGAATAATATTAGTCCTATTTTGGCAAATTCCGACGGCTGAAGCTGGCCGATCACCGGCAGTACAATCCATCTTCTAGCTCCGTTTACTCTGATGCCGAAAAACAAAACAGCCAGAAGAAGAAGCAGGCATAATGCGTAAATACTGCCGCTGAAATTAATGATTTTCTGATATGGGATTAAAGACAGGGCCACAGCAAAAATCACACCGGCTGCTACGCCCACCATCTGTTTTCCCACCATAGCGTTATCGTTGTTAGTGGCGCTGAATATAATTAAAATTCCAATAATATTCAGCGCAATAATATACAGTAAGAGACGAAAGTTGTATTTTCTCCAGTTATAATCAAACAGCATTTAAAATGTCCCCTTATTTCCTATGTTTAAAATTGGAATATTGGCATGAAGGACAGGTACTTTTCTGCCTTGTTTTGCGGCGTTTTGTTTTAACTGTATTTCAATTCCGTTTATATCAATTTCCATATATTTTGATATAGTGCCGGCCAGGTCCTCTTTGATCATCTCAATAATCTCAGGAGAACACTGGGCCTTGTCTGAAACTAACAAAAGTTTCAGGCGCTGCCTGGCCATCTCGCCGGAATTTCTCTTTGGCAGCATTGGAAACAGTTTCATATTCGCATCCCCCTCAGGCTCGTTTCAGGAAGCTGGTTAAACGGTATAAAAGTCCCCGCTGGTTTTCCAGATCCAATAACGGCAGCTGCTCTCCCACAATTCTGCGGCAGATGTTCATATAGGCTTGTCCTGCCAGGGAATTGCTGCCAGCCAAAGGTTCGCCTTGATTAGTGGAGATCACGATTTCCTCATCATCAGGAACTGCTCCAATAATGTCTACAGCTAAAATGTCGATGACGTCATTTAACGACATCATATCGCCCCTCTTTACCATATCCATGCGAATACGATTGACGATTAAGTCAATGCCGTCCATACCGTCTGCCTCCAGAAGACCAATAATGCGGTCAGCATCACGAATAGCAGACACCTCAGGAGTGGTAACAACCAGAGCCCTGTCTGCGCCCGCAACAGCATTCTGGAACCCACGCTCAATACCAGCAGGGCAGTCCAGCAGTATGTAATCAAACTCTTCTCTCAGGTCATCGACCAGTTTTTTCATCTGTCCAGGATTTACAGAATTCTTATCTCTTGTCTGGGCAGACGGAAGCAAGTACAGGTTAGGATATCTTTTGTCTTTTATCAGGGCTTGTTTTATACGGCAATTTCCCTCTACAACGTCCACCAGATTATATACAATCCGATTTTCCAGTCCCATGACTACATCCAGGTTTCTCAAGCCGATATCTGTATCAATCAACGCCACCCGATAACCTAAAATTGCCAGACCAGTTCCAACGTTTGCAGAGGTAGTGGTCTTGCCTACCCCGCCTTTTCCGGAAGTAATCACGATGACTTCGCTCATAATGAATATCCTCCTGTTATCAATGTACCATAATATATTGTACATGAAATCTCTGATTTTTTCCAGTCTTTATGTAAATTTATGAAAATTTAATGAAATCCAGAAAATTTCTTTTTAGTGATTTAACGGTAAGCTGCTCGCCCTCCGCCATAATCATAGTGGGGCCCCGCCCCAGCTTTTTTCCTCTTTCCCCGAAGCTGTTAGTAAGATCGGCAATTTTAATGTGTACAGGAGCCATATCCAGGGCGACTATTACAGCCTCCCTATTGCCGGCGGCTCCTGCGTGGACGCTTCCCTTTAATTCTCCTAAAATAATAACATTGCCTTTAGCGGCGATTCTGGCGCCGTGGCATACGTCGCCGATGACTACGATGCTGGCCTCAGAATCCAGAGTTTCCCCTCTTGTAAGGTTTCCACGGTAAAACTGTCCTGTTCTGGAATTTAGTTCCATCAGCTTTTCATTTAAAGCTTTTTCACAACGCGCTACCCGCTGAGCGTTTGTATCTAAAAGACATAAAATCTCTATTTGGGAGTTTTCCGTAATAGTATTTACTACGCAAAACTCCTCTTCCGCTGTCAGCTGCCGCCCTTCCAGGGTCAGCGCCATCTGAACAGAACCCCAGAATCTGGCGCTTTCCCGAAACTTTCCGGCAATATCCTGAATCAGCTGATGAAAAGGTACAGACGGGTCCAGATATACAGACAATCCGGATTTACTGCCCTTTATCATAACTGTATTTCGCATTTCAACCACCTCTTGTTTTTTATTTCATTTGCTCCTCGTTTCCAAATTTGATTACTTTTAATCTCTGATATCAACGTTAGAAACATCCAAAGCTCCAGTATTCTGAATATAATCCAGATCTGTATATCCATAATAAAATCTGTACACATTTTTCGCCAGGTCCGCAGCGTTGGCTGAGGAATACCCATAAGGAATATTTACAGTTACGCAGATATCAGGATTATCAAAGGGTCCGTAGGAAATAAAGAAAGCATGGTTGGCACGAGTATTGGACTCCTGAGCAGTTCCCGTTTTTCCTGCAATAGGAATTTCCAGATCATCAAAAATCTTTTTGGAGGAACTGTTGGTAATAACCTGGCGCATACCTTGCTGTACTGTATTCCAGGTAGTATCTGCAATATCAATTTTGGAATGAACCTCAGGGGTATAATCTTCAATTAAATTTCCCTGAGAATCTGTAACCTTGTCAATCAGGCTTAATTCAAATACAGTGCCTCTGTTGGCCAAAGCAGCCGCGTATCTGGAAAGCTGTACATTGGCATAAGCGTGATTTCCCTGTCCCATTACAGAACGCTCCGGATCCTCTGTACTGATCTTAGGACTTAATTCGGCAATCTCCACACCTGAAGTGTGATCTAAGCCAAACATGGTGGCGTATTTGCGGATCTTTTCCAATCCCAGACTCTGCACATAGCCGCCGTTTTCATCAGTAGAAAGCCTGTGCCCCAGCTCTGCAAAAAAGTAGTTGCAGGAATTCTGAATCGCCTCCACTAAATCCTCTTCATTGTGGCGGCCGGGATAAATCCAGCACTTAATAGTAGGCTTTACAATGTCAAATTCTCCGGTACAATTAATCTTTTCTGTGAGAGACAGCACATTTTCCTCTAATGCGGCGATGGCTGTAATAGGTTTAAAGGTAGAGCCTGGAGCCTTGATTGTCTGTGTAGCGTTGTTGTAAAGGGGATTAGACAAATCCTCTAACAGCTGACTGTAGTAGGCGCTGTCCATTGTGCCGGACAGACGGTTATTATCATAGCTGGGGTAAGTAACTAAAGCCCGCACTTCTCCTGTGTTTACATCTGTTACTACACAGCCTGCTGTGCAGGGATCTAAGGCCATCTGAGCCGGAGTCAGCTCCAGCTTTGATATTTTATCCTTAATAAAAGTATAAGCGTAATTTTCACCGTTGGCCCTTAATGCGTCTACCTGGCTTTGGTCGTAGGCCAGGACGCCCTGATCGTACAGGGCGAGGCAAAGCTCGCGGCCGGTAATAATGTTGTCGTTTATAAGATAACGGTATATTTTCTTATAAAACTTTGTATCTGTCTGCAGATTTTCCAGCACATACTCTACTAAAACAGAATAAATATCATCTGCATTAGAATATTTACTTTCTATTTGCAGCTTTGTAGTGTCAATCCAGTTGTTAGCGATTCCTGCATATATAAAGTCCCGAAGACTGATTGTTTCGTCTTTCCAGGCCAGGTAGCTGGGATCGTTTTTGTCCATCTTGTCATCTGTAACTAAGATTCCTATAGTAGGGTCCTGCAGATATGTTTTAATATAAAGCATGTAAGCGTACATATCAGCGGAAAGGTCTTTCAGTTGAGTTGTACTTTCGCTGTACAGTTCGTTTCTGATATCTTGAATAATCCTGTCCTTGGAGGTGGTGAACTTAAATGCAATGGCCTGTTCTGTCTGGGAGGCATCCTGAGCAAAAAAGTGGCTCATATTCAGCACGTTATTATTGATCAGCTGAAAATAAGCATCCTTTACAGGGATCAGCCTTTTGGAGGAGTCTCTGTTTTCATTGACCTCGTCGCCGGCATTTACGATTTTGCTGGTGAGAACGCCAGCTAATTCCTGTTCAATTAAATAGTAAATACCGATTTGAAGATCCCGGTCTAAGGTCAGGTAAACATCTTCTCCTGCAGAGGCCTCTGTCTCTGAAAGCACTTCCATAATACGCCCCATATTGTCCACACAAATAGTCTTTTTTCCCTTGGAGCCCTGGAGAGTCAGTTCCATAGAGGCTTCTATGCCTGTACGGCCCACAACGTCAGTTAATTCATAATCAGGGTCAGATTTTTTAAGCTCTTCCAGCTGATCCTCCTGCACCTTTCCCGTATATCCAATAATAGGCGCAAAATAAATACTGTCATTGTAAACCCGGATGGTAGATTCCTCGATTCCAACGCCGTCTAGCTGAGCCTTATGCTCCTTAATGTCCACCACTGTTTCTTCGCTGACATAAGAAGTAATAGGCGTGGTGGCGTATTTCTGGTAAGCAGTCAGTCCCATTGTATATCGGATATTTACAATATCTAAAGCTAAATCATCAGGGATGATCAATGCATTGCCCTTTTCATCCTTCATGGAATTCAGCCCATAAGATTCTTTCCTCTTTTCAAAGGCCTCTCTGGCTGTAATAGCGGAAGGATATTTTCCCTCCGGATCATCCAGCTCGTCTACGCTTTTACGTCCATAATAATCTCTCAGGAAACGTTTGCGGGCAGCTTCTGAGGCGGAGGTATAAACCATATCTCCGTTGGAATTTATAGTTACCTCAAATTTGCCTTCCACAGCCTCCCCGTGCTTGTCCAAAATTGTAACAAGCTCTAAAAGCATGGCGTTCATGTCAGCGCTTCTTTTATATTTTCCAGTGTCCTGTATGGTGACAATATAAGCCAGCTGGTTGTAGGCCAGAATATTTCCGTTCATGTCGTAAATATTTCCTCTGGTGCCAGGCGTTGTAATCTCCTTTTCTGTTTTCTGAATATATTCGTTCAGATAATATTCTCCATTGACAATTTGAAGATTAAATAATTTAACAATAAGAATACAAAACATAACAGTAAAAGCTGCGCCGATAGTTACTAACCGGGAGCCGGCCAGTTTTTTCAAACCCTCTTTCAGTGCTTCCAGAAAATCTCTAAACAATGGTTGTATCTCTCCTTTGTTCCCACTCTTCCAGCCATTTTGTAACAGCTAAAACAAGTCTGTAAATCAATAGCGTTGTAACTACGGTAAAAATAATTTCCGGAAAAATAATCTCTCGGAAATAAAATAGAAAATCCAGGCGGTTTCTAATTAGAAAACGGAAAATGTAAATGTAAAAATTATAAGCCAGTTCATTTACCAGGCTTAAAACCAAAGGCAGGGTGATGTAGTCTTCATAGTAATATTTGTTAAATATACCATTTAAATATCCCACCCAAATGTAAATCAAGGTATAAAAGCCGAAAGGGCCGCTGTAAAACAGATCTAACAGTATTCCGCTGATTAAGCCGCATAAAAGTCCGGCCTCTTTTCCCTGAATAAAGCCAAAAGAAAAGGTAAGGATTAACAGCAAATTAGGGGCTGCAGATAAAAATGGCATCTGGGGAAATATACTGTTTTGAACAGCAAAAGCAATAATAATCAGTACCAGATTCAAAAGCGCCCTTTTCATGATGCTCCCTCTCCCTCCACCGTCTGCTCATCTGTCATATCTTCCTTCAGATCCGTAATAATCAGCACCTCCTGAAGGGAGTCAAACTCCGCTACAGGAATCAAATACCCTGATTTAGTCAGCTGGTTGCTGTCTATAGAAATATCGGCGGCATAGCCGATTAAAATTCCAGGCAGAAAACGGGAACTGATATTGGAGGTGACGATTTTATCGCCGTCTTTAATATCACTGTCCTTGGATATATCAGTAATTCTCAGCCGTCCCTGCTGATATAGCTTTAAATCTCCGGCTACCATGCAGCCGTCTCCAGACTGCATAGCCATAGCGCCCACTTCGCTGGAATCGTCAATAATCGCCCGCACTGTGGCGTAGTTGGCCCCTACGTCTGTGACAATTCCCACCAAACCGCCGCCGGAGATAACGTTCATATTTACGCGGATTCCGTCAGCAGAGCCTTTATTCACCCGAAAAACCTGAAACCAGTCCCCGGAATCTTTGGCAATAACTCTGGCGCCTACTTTATTATACTGCAGATATTCCTGGTCCAGCTCATACAGCTGTCTTAAGCGTTCCAGTTCAAACTGTTCCTCCTGAAGACGGTTGTTGTCCTCCACCAGAACTTCAATCTGGTCCTTTAACTGCTGGTTTTCATCCAGGGCATCCTTTAATTTGGAATAATCGCTGATGCCGTTAAATG
The window above is part of the Lachnoclostridium edouardi genome. Proteins encoded here:
- the mreC gene encoding rod shape-determining protein MreC, giving the protein MESKRSKYIITGLTVFCVLLIGITSVTDSWLEPLRSAVGYVLIPIQSGVNKVGLAAFNGISDYSKLKDALDENQQLKDQIEVLVEDNNRLQEEQFELERLRQLYELDQEYLQYNKVGARVIAKDSGDWFQVFRVNKGSADGIRVNMNVISGGGLVGIVTDVGANYATVRAIIDDSSEVGAMAMQSGDGCMVAGDLKLYQQGRLRITDISKDSDIKDGDKIVTSNISSRFLPGILIGYAADISIDSNQLTKSGYLIPVAEFDSLQEVLIITDLKEDMTDEQTVEGEGAS
- the minD gene encoding septum site-determining protein MinD; translated protein: MSEVIVITSGKGGVGKTTTSANVGTGLAILGYRVALIDTDIGLRNLDVVMGLENRIVYNLVDVVEGNCRIKQALIKDKRYPNLYLLPSAQTRDKNSVNPGQMKKLVDDLREEFDYILLDCPAGIERGFQNAVAGADRALVVTTPEVSAIRDADRIIGLLEADGMDGIDLIVNRIRMDMVKRGDMMSLNDVIDILAVDIIGAVPDDEEIVISTNQGEPLAGSNSLAGQAYMNICRRIVGEQLPLLDLENQRGLLYRLTSFLKRA
- the mreD gene encoding rod shape-determining protein MreD, translated to MKRALLNLVLIIIAFAVQNSIFPQMPFLSAAPNLLLILTFSFGFIQGKEAGLLCGLISGILLDLFYSGPFGFYTLIYIWVGYLNGIFNKYYYEDYITLPLVLSLVNELAYNFYIYIFRFLIRNRLDFLFYFREIIFPEIIFTVVTTLLIYRLVLAVTKWLEEWEQRRDTTIV
- a CDS encoding penicillin-binding transpeptidase domain-containing protein; its protein translation is MFRDFLEALKEGLKKLAGSRLVTIGAAFTVMFCILIVKLFNLQIVNGEYYLNEYIQKTEKEITTPGTRGNIYDMNGNILAYNQLAYIVTIQDTGKYKRSADMNAMLLELVTILDKHGEAVEGKFEVTINSNGDMVYTSASEAARKRFLRDYYGRKSVDELDDPEGKYPSAITAREAFEKRKESYGLNSMKDEKGNALIIPDDLALDIVNIRYTMGLTAYQKYATTPITSYVSEETVVDIKEHKAQLDGVGIEESTIRVYNDSIYFAPIIGYTGKVQEDQLEELKKSDPDYELTDVVGRTGIEASMELTLQGSKGKKTICVDNMGRIMEVLSETEASAGEDVYLTLDRDLQIGIYYLIEQELAGVLTSKIVNAGDEVNENRDSSKRLIPVKDAYFQLINNNVLNMSHFFAQDASQTEQAIAFKFTTSKDRIIQDIRNELYSESTTQLKDLSADMYAYMLYIKTYLQDPTIGILVTDDKMDKNDPSYLAWKDETISLRDFIYAGIANNWIDTTKLQIESKYSNADDIYSVLVEYVLENLQTDTKFYKKIYRYLINDNIITGRELCLALYDQGVLAYDQSQVDALRANGENYAYTFIKDKISKLELTPAQMALDPCTAGCVVTDVNTGEVRALVTYPSYDNNRLSGTMDSAYYSQLLEDLSNPLYNNATQTIKAPGSTFKPITAIAALEENVLSLTEKINCTGEFDIVKPTIKCWIYPGRHNEEDLVEAIQNSCNYFFAELGHRLSTDENGGYVQSLGLEKIRKYATMFGLDHTSGVEIAELSPKISTEDPERSVMGQGNHAYANVQLSRYAAALANRGTVFELSLIDKVTDSQGNLIEDYTPEVHSKIDIADTTWNTVQQGMRQVITNSSSKKIFDDLEIPIAGKTGTAQESNTRANHAFFISYGPFDNPDICVTVNIPYGYSSANAADLAKNVYRFYYGYTDLDYIQNTGALDVSNVDIRD
- a CDS encoding septum site-determining protein MinC, giving the protein MRNTVMIKGSKSGLSVYLDPSVPFHQLIQDIAGKFRESARFWGSVQMALTLEGRQLTAEEEFCVVNTITENSQIEILCLLDTNAQRVARCEKALNEKLMELNSRTGQFYRGNLTRGETLDSEASIVVIGDVCHGARIAAKGNVIILGELKGSVHAGAAGNREAVIVALDMAPVHIKIADLTNSFGERGKKLGRGPTMIMAEGEQLTVKSLKRNFLDFIKFS
- a CDS encoding FtsW/RodA/SpoVE family cell cycle protein, producing the protein MLFDYNWRKYNFRLLLYIIALNIIGILIIFSATNNDNAMVGKQMVGVAAGVIFAVALSLIPYQKIINFSGSIYALCLLLLLAVLFFGIRVNGARRWIVLPVIGQLQPSEFAKIGLILFTSWYLGKYYEQINHWKILAIAAGLFGLPILLVLAEPNLSTSLVIAFTVICMVFIAGISFKWIGGVLAVCLPLGGLFIYLLKINMVPFLKDYQVRRILAWVDKTNYADANYQQDNSIMAIGSGLLSGKGLNTNTLSSVKKGNFLSEEQTDFIFAVIGEELGFIGCVAVILLFAAIVFECLWMAHQAKDMTGKLLCTGMAALLAFQAFSNIAVATGMFPNTGLPLPFVSYGVSSLVSMYMGIGVVLNVALQRKNNH
- a CDS encoding D-alanyl-D-alanine carboxypeptidase family protein, translated to MERCIQIKKRIRTQAAVAAIAVLAVCLPVSGCSVQGNLEDAYSFQERTPQNDLSSEEGSRAKAFASDLCVVEDESLFSDNSISSEAAALFSIDDSSVLFSKNAFETLYPASITKVMTALIAIKYGNLSDQVTVTDSAVITEQGATLCNIKPGDRLTLEQLLYGLMLPSGNDAGAAIAQHMAGSDEAFSQMMNQEAKRLGATGTHFVNAHGLNSADHYTTAYDLYLIFNEALKYEKFRDVIKTTSYYAEYENSAGEKVSQTWKGGNWYMTGERDTPSGLTVFGGKTGTTSAAGYCLIMGSQDNNGKEYISVVLKADSRPGLYENMTNLIHKIVD
- a CDS encoding methylglyoxal synthase; translated protein: MNIGLIAHDSKKKLMQNFCIAYRGILSKNELYATGTTGRLIEEVTNLNIHKYLAGHLGGEQQLGSQIEHNDIDLVIFLRDPLAPKAHEPDVNNVVRLCDMHNIPLATNVATAELLVKSLDRGDLEWRDAYK
- the minE gene encoding cell division topological specificity factor MinE; its protein translation is MKLFPMLPKRNSGEMARQRLKLLLVSDKAQCSPEIIEMIKEDLAGTISKYMEIDINGIEIQLKQNAAKQGRKVPVLHANIPILNIGNKGTF